Proteins encoded in a region of the Streptomyces violaceoruber genome:
- a CDS encoding DUF6932 family protein, which yields MPVLDFDVCANGQDYFLAPGRYRVEADEARALLVENSRFKDSATREQIWDGFERYMGRFFILDEHFSDVLQGESLVHSVWLGGSFVSSRVDPRNADVTVFVNDAAATAIKGKPRAGWMTRAFTRVHTEREYLLSALEVRYRPVRSVFDLDELEHTELEYLRQRGAWDDWWQRCRPAGAKDAPTLESAAPRRGYLEVSL from the coding sequence TGTGTGCGCGAACGGTCAGGACTACTTCCTGGCACCTGGCAGGTACCGGGTAGAGGCGGATGAGGCCCGCGCGCTACTGGTGGAAAACAGCCGCTTCAAGGACAGCGCGACCCGAGAGCAGATATGGGACGGGTTTGAGCGCTACATGGGTCGCTTCTTCATCCTTGACGAGCACTTCAGCGATGTCCTCCAGGGTGAGTCCTTGGTTCACTCTGTGTGGCTTGGCGGCAGCTTCGTAAGCTCGCGCGTCGATCCTCGGAACGCTGACGTCACCGTCTTCGTCAACGACGCGGCGGCTACGGCCATCAAGGGGAAACCTAGGGCTGGCTGGATGACGCGGGCGTTCACTCGGGTCCACACTGAGAGGGAATACCTCCTCTCCGCGCTTGAAGTGCGCTACAGGCCGGTGCGGTCGGTGTTTGACCTGGACGAACTCGAACACACTGAGCTTGAGTACCTGCGCCAGCGCGGCGCATGGGACGACTGGTGGCAGCGGTGCAGGCCAGCCGGCGCGAAGGACGCCCCTACGCTGGAAAGCGCCGCACCGAGGCGAGGCTACTTGGAGGTGTCGCTGTGA
- a CDS encoding tyrosine-type recombinase/integrase, whose amino-acid sequence MNDTPAGRPRGSARPGYSFDVKLWKVTKTGRKSRPYRLRWVVAGRVHGETFTTSALADSRRSELWQAMNRRGEAFEIESGLPESEVRAAADAAAATEVKPPLRWFEFCRKYVAGRWRTSAAKTRESMADGLAAVSLAMVKRGDGVPSDEQLRLAFRWGVVPANVGEEPPADIKAAYDWLTTADRAVADLTDAEVFEDVLYRLGYKLDGTPAAGDTYKRRRRALNTALEHAVVTGKLPENPLQRARRKYVGSNDVVDRRVLVNAVQARQLLTAVSYVGSWDRCRGRRLAAFYAVLYYAGLRPAETVGLRRSDCHLPETGWGTLTLRETRPVSGKQWTDSGERHDRRGLKAREATSDRPVPIPPVLVTILRAHLNEFGTGKEGRVFGNERGGVVGSSTYWRVWEEAREYALPPDRVESPLAGRPYDLRHACITRWLNAGVPIAEVARRVGNSPEVIHRRYHGCIDGHEEAANAKIERAMESEGDQ is encoded by the coding sequence CTGAACGACACCCCGGCCGGGCGCCCTCGCGGGTCGGCCCGGCCGGGCTACTCCTTCGACGTCAAGCTGTGGAAAGTCACGAAAACCGGGCGAAAGTCACGCCCCTACCGTCTGCGGTGGGTGGTCGCAGGCCGGGTGCACGGTGAAACGTTCACCACGTCCGCGCTCGCAGATAGTCGGCGATCGGAGCTGTGGCAGGCCATGAATCGACGCGGCGAGGCATTCGAAATAGAGTCGGGCCTGCCCGAGTCCGAGGTGCGCGCGGCGGCCGATGCAGCCGCGGCGACTGAAGTAAAGCCCCCGCTGCGGTGGTTCGAGTTCTGCCGCAAGTACGTGGCCGGGCGGTGGCGTACAAGCGCGGCCAAGACCCGAGAGAGTATGGCGGATGGTCTTGCGGCCGTGAGCCTCGCCATGGTGAAGCGCGGGGACGGCGTGCCTTCGGATGAGCAACTGCGTCTAGCGTTCCGGTGGGGGGTCGTGCCCGCGAACGTGGGCGAGGAACCGCCAGCCGATATCAAGGCCGCGTACGACTGGCTCACGACCGCAGACCGGGCGGTCGCCGACCTGACCGACGCCGAGGTGTTCGAGGATGTGCTGTACCGCCTCGGGTACAAGCTGGACGGCACCCCGGCGGCGGGCGACACGTACAAGCGGCGGCGACGCGCCCTGAACACCGCTCTCGAACACGCCGTGGTCACGGGGAAGCTCCCGGAGAATCCGCTCCAGCGCGCCCGACGGAAATACGTCGGCTCCAACGATGTGGTGGACCGCCGCGTCCTCGTGAACGCCGTACAGGCCCGGCAGTTGCTCACGGCCGTCTCCTACGTCGGATCGTGGGACCGTTGCCGTGGGCGGCGCCTGGCCGCCTTCTACGCGGTTCTGTACTACGCGGGACTGCGGCCCGCCGAGACGGTCGGGCTGAGGCGTTCCGACTGCCACCTGCCGGAGACGGGTTGGGGCACGCTGACGCTGCGGGAGACACGCCCCGTCTCGGGCAAGCAATGGACCGACTCGGGGGAGCGGCACGACCGCCGCGGCTTGAAGGCGCGGGAGGCGACCAGCGACCGCCCGGTGCCTATCCCGCCCGTCTTGGTCACCATCCTCCGGGCCCACCTGAACGAGTTCGGGACAGGTAAAGAAGGGCGCGTGTTTGGCAACGAGCGTGGGGGAGTGGTGGGCTCTTCCACCTACTGGAGGGTGTGGGAAGAAGCGCGGGAGTACGCGCTTCCACCGGATCGTGTCGAGTCGCCATTGGCCGGCCGCCCGTACGACCTGCGACACGCCTGCATCACACGGTGGCTGAACGCGGGGGTGCCGATCGCTGAGGTGGCCCGGCGGGTAGGCAATTCCCCCGAGGTGATCCACCGCCGCTACCACGGCTGTATCGACGGCCACGAGGAAGCGGCAAACGCAAAAATCGAACGGGCTATGGAATCGGAAGGGGACCAGTAG
- a CDS encoding helix-turn-helix transcriptional regulator, protein MSARTRDDKMTVKEVIADLKVAPSTFYRWRQLGKGPRSIKLPNGDVRIRRSEYERWLAEREDAA, encoded by the coding sequence ATGAGTGCCCGGACGCGAGACGACAAGATGACCGTCAAGGAGGTCATCGCTGATCTGAAAGTCGCCCCGTCGACTTTCTACCGGTGGCGCCAGCTCGGGAAGGGCCCCCGCTCGATCAAGCTGCCCAACGGCGACGTACGGATTCGACGGTCGGAGTACGAGCGGTGGCTAGCGGAGCGGGAGGACGCTGCGTGA
- a CDS encoding AAA family ATPase has product MSANPIPPLHLYSVPSDPKTAPKELPKRERPRTAWTADQLMAADFPEPKWAVPGILAEGVNLLAGPPKVGKSWLSLGLALSVASGGHAFDSLPVDGGPVLYLALEDTPRRLQTRMGKMLGGQPAPAGLTLVTECPPFPQGGSDAIANWLERNQEARMVVIDVFAKMRGPAPQGVSAYDADYVAVGYAKRIADHYGIAVVLVHHVRKAGSDDFLTEVSGTNGIAGAADATLVLKRARGQADGILHVTGRDVDEAEYALQFQAASGAWQMLDGPVTDHTIGDTRATILRYVRAHPGAKPKDMAGELPNVDIDTIRRTCSRMADAGQITKDPGGRYYPNTESRAQSAQGVPALSDCPAVTSDQHKDTGQSESTLSGLSGGENAKGVAK; this is encoded by the coding sequence ATGAGCGCCAACCCGATCCCCCCGCTGCACCTGTACTCCGTGCCCAGCGATCCCAAGACGGCCCCCAAGGAACTGCCTAAGCGGGAGCGCCCGCGCACCGCGTGGACCGCGGATCAGCTCATGGCCGCCGACTTCCCGGAGCCCAAGTGGGCGGTGCCCGGCATCCTCGCCGAAGGCGTCAACCTGCTCGCCGGACCCCCGAAGGTGGGCAAGTCCTGGCTCTCTCTCGGGCTGGCCCTCTCGGTCGCGTCGGGCGGCCACGCCTTCGACTCACTGCCCGTGGACGGCGGCCCGGTGCTCTACCTCGCCCTGGAGGACACCCCGCGCCGTCTCCAGACCCGCATGGGCAAGATGCTGGGAGGTCAGCCGGCCCCGGCCGGGCTGACCCTGGTCACCGAGTGTCCGCCCTTCCCTCAGGGCGGCAGCGACGCCATCGCCAACTGGCTGGAGCGCAACCAGGAAGCCCGCATGGTCGTCATCGACGTGTTCGCCAAGATGCGCGGCCCTGCCCCGCAGGGCGTGTCCGCCTACGACGCGGATTACGTGGCCGTCGGCTACGCCAAGCGGATCGCCGACCACTACGGCATCGCCGTTGTGCTCGTCCACCACGTCCGCAAGGCAGGCTCGGACGACTTCCTGACCGAGGTCTCCGGCACCAACGGCATCGCCGGAGCCGCAGACGCCACGCTCGTGCTGAAGCGGGCGCGTGGGCAGGCTGACGGCATCCTGCACGTCACCGGACGCGACGTCGACGAAGCCGAGTACGCGCTTCAGTTCCAAGCCGCCTCCGGCGCTTGGCAGATGCTCGATGGCCCGGTCACCGATCACACCATCGGCGACACCCGCGCCACGATCCTTCGATATGTCCGGGCCCACCCCGGTGCAAAGCCCAAGGACATGGCGGGTGAGCTGCCGAACGTCGACATCGACACGATCCGCCGTACCTGCAGCCGTATGGCCGACGCTGGACAGATCACCAAGGACCCAGGGGGTCGGTACTACCCGAACACCGAGAGCCGGGCCCAGAGCGCCCAAGGGGTGCCCGCACTGTCCGACTGTCCGGCTGTCACGTCTGACCAGCACAAAGACACCGGACAGTCAGAATCAACGCTGTCCGGCCTGTCCGGTGGGGAAAATGCCAAAGGGGTGGCCAAATGA
- a CDS encoding bifunctional DNA primase/polymerase: MPHLDGSAQLTAALDAASRGWHVFPLIPSDKRPAIRDWEQRATTDPDRITRCWTHAPYNIGIATGPSGLVVIDLDTPKNPDDKPPAAWADDGILDGADVLAALCERHRQHYPADTHTVETGRGGLHLYFTTPDGEELRNTQSRLGWKVDTRAAGGYVVGAGSIVPAGPYDTAHAAPASPLPGWLAKLLRPAPLPPQRPVTVPLSTHDRRGKFLNAALNDELARVTGSRDHQHNHALYIASVALGQLVAGGELHAHEVSEKLTEAALSVGQGEREARRTIASGLRAGANRPRRVAA; this comes from the coding sequence ATGCCTCACCTGGACGGCTCTGCCCAGCTCACCGCCGCGCTTGACGCTGCGTCCCGCGGCTGGCACGTCTTCCCCCTCATCCCCAGCGACAAGCGGCCCGCCATCCGCGACTGGGAACAGCGGGCCACCACCGACCCGGACCGCATCACCCGATGCTGGACCCACGCCCCCTACAACATCGGCATCGCCACCGGACCCTCCGGACTGGTCGTCATCGACCTCGACACCCCCAAGAACCCCGACGACAAGCCGCCTGCCGCGTGGGCTGATGACGGCATCCTCGACGGCGCCGACGTACTCGCCGCTCTCTGCGAGCGCCACCGCCAGCACTACCCGGCCGACACCCACACCGTGGAAACCGGCCGCGGCGGGCTGCACCTGTACTTCACCACCCCCGACGGCGAGGAGCTGCGCAACACACAGAGCAGGCTCGGCTGGAAGGTCGACACCCGCGCGGCAGGCGGCTACGTCGTCGGCGCGGGCAGCATCGTCCCAGCGGGCCCCTACGACACCGCCCACGCCGCGCCCGCGTCACCGCTGCCCGGCTGGCTGGCAAAGCTGCTGCGCCCGGCGCCGCTGCCCCCACAGCGTCCGGTCACGGTGCCGCTGTCCACCCACGACCGGCGGGGCAAGTTCCTCAACGCCGCGCTCAACGACGAGTTGGCCCGCGTCACCGGATCCCGCGATCACCAGCACAACCACGCCCTCTACATCGCCTCCGTCGCCCTCGGACAGCTGGTAGCCGGGGGAGAGCTGCACGCGCATGAGGTGAGCGAGAAGCTCACCGAGGCCGCGCTCAGCGTCGGCCAAGGCGAACGCGAGGCACGCCGCACCATCGCCTCCGGCCTGCGTGCCGGAGCCAACCGCCCCCGGAGGGTCGCGGCATGA
- a CDS encoding cell division protein FtsK, translated as MKHPDDDNELFNRLEAEMAADSGGEVVDLDKARSARAESADRSPDSHDGRSGAGSADPAAPVMVDRSAPTATGPGYLGRLAGARRRAVVPVWLRSTAELKTAAGWVARHYAHAAGYHALRAPVYAARLTLQAPTGAAKFVGGTLRWVADREGEPVRLAAVRREDAAEYLKLSRQRDGRVRLRTLVTVLAMFTGLATALAIYVLAPAWLQAVSVSTLVMAFGSAGRKADAPVIHRAVELPKAAKLTSDIVLRALGALGIPAINQAQAKGRDGFEFTAPITRDGPGWRAEGNLPFGVTVTDIIERRERLASGLRRPLGCVWPEAVADEHTGRLVLWVGDQDLTKAKKPQWPLAKAGAVDLFKPVAYGTDQRGRWIEVTLMYIAGVIGAIPRMGKTFLLRLLLLIAALDPRAELHTYDMKGTGDLDPVGNAVSHRHAAGDDDEAIAYALADWRALREELRRRTKVIRSLPRDICPESKVTSALADKRSLGLHPIVVGVDECQVLFEHPEHGKEFEEIATDLVKRGPATGIVMLLATQRPDAKSLPTGISANASARWCLKVMGQTENDMVLGTSAYKRGVRATMFAWGDKGIHYFVGEGSDARIVASVYVDAPGAETIAARARKARETAGLLSGHALGEAPETVTGPAYDLLADILAVIPASETKVWSETVVARLAELREDVYGGWDPEGLSAALKPYGVSTIQVGRRVNGKVVNRRGIDRSHITTAIADRDGKRDAG; from the coding sequence GTGAAGCACCCCGACGACGACAACGAACTCTTCAACCGGCTTGAAGCCGAGATGGCCGCCGACTCGGGCGGCGAGGTAGTCGACCTCGACAAGGCACGCTCGGCCCGCGCCGAGTCGGCCGACCGGTCGCCCGACTCCCATGACGGACGGTCGGGTGCCGGGTCGGCCGACCCGGCGGCGCCCGTGATGGTCGACCGGTCGGCACCGACCGCGACCGGCCCCGGCTACCTCGGTCGGCTGGCCGGAGCACGGCGCCGGGCGGTCGTCCCGGTGTGGCTGCGGTCGACCGCCGAACTCAAGACGGCCGCCGGGTGGGTGGCCCGTCACTACGCCCACGCCGCCGGGTACCACGCGCTGCGCGCCCCGGTCTACGCCGCCCGCCTCACCCTCCAGGCACCGACGGGCGCGGCGAAGTTCGTGGGCGGCACGCTGCGGTGGGTGGCCGACCGCGAGGGCGAGCCCGTCCGCCTGGCGGCCGTACGCCGCGAGGACGCCGCGGAGTACCTGAAGCTGTCGCGGCAGCGCGACGGCCGGGTCCGACTGCGCACCCTCGTCACGGTGCTGGCCATGTTCACCGGCCTGGCCACCGCGCTGGCCATCTACGTGCTCGCCCCGGCATGGCTTCAGGCCGTGTCGGTGAGCACGCTGGTGATGGCGTTCGGGTCGGCCGGCCGCAAGGCGGACGCCCCGGTCATCCACCGAGCCGTGGAACTGCCCAAGGCCGCGAAGCTCACCTCGGATATCGTGCTGCGCGCTCTCGGAGCGCTCGGTATTCCGGCGATCAATCAGGCGCAGGCCAAGGGACGGGACGGGTTCGAGTTCACCGCCCCGATCACCCGCGACGGCCCGGGCTGGCGGGCGGAGGGCAACCTCCCCTTCGGCGTCACCGTGACCGACATCATCGAGCGCCGCGAACGCCTCGCCTCCGGCCTGCGCCGCCCGCTCGGGTGCGTGTGGCCCGAGGCGGTGGCCGACGAACACACCGGCCGCCTGGTGCTGTGGGTCGGTGACCAGGACCTGACCAAGGCGAAGAAGCCGCAGTGGCCGCTGGCCAAGGCGGGCGCGGTGGACCTGTTCAAGCCCGTCGCCTACGGCACCGACCAGCGCGGACGCTGGATCGAGGTCACCCTGATGTACATCGCCGGGGTGATCGGCGCCATCCCCCGCATGGGCAAGACCTTCCTCCTGCGGCTGCTCCTGCTCATCGCCGCACTCGACCCGCGCGCCGAGCTGCACACCTACGACATGAAGGGCACCGGTGACCTGGACCCGGTCGGCAACGCCGTCTCCCACCGGCACGCCGCCGGCGACGACGACGAAGCCATCGCCTACGCGCTCGCCGACTGGCGGGCGCTGCGCGAGGAACTGCGCCGCCGCACCAAGGTGATCCGCTCCCTGCCCCGGGACATCTGCCCCGAGTCCAAGGTCACGTCCGCGCTGGCGGACAAGCGCTCGCTCGGTCTGCATCCGATCGTGGTCGGGGTGGATGAGTGCCAGGTGCTGTTCGAGCACCCCGAGCACGGCAAGGAGTTCGAGGAGATCGCCACCGACCTGGTCAAGCGCGGCCCCGCCACCGGCATCGTGATGCTGCTGGCCACCCAGCGACCGGACGCCAAGTCCCTGCCCACCGGGATCAGCGCGAACGCGTCCGCCCGCTGGTGCCTGAAGGTCATGGGCCAGACCGAGAACGACATGGTCCTCGGTACCTCCGCCTACAAGCGGGGTGTGCGGGCGACCATGTTCGCCTGGGGTGACAAGGGCATCCACTACTTCGTCGGCGAGGGCTCCGACGCCCGGATCGTGGCCTCCGTCTACGTCGACGCGCCCGGCGCCGAGACCATCGCCGCCCGCGCCCGCAAGGCCCGCGAGACGGCCGGGCTGCTGTCCGGCCACGCCCTCGGGGAGGCACCGGAGACGGTCACGGGCCCGGCCTACGACCTGCTCGCCGACATCCTCGCCGTCATCCCGGCATCCGAGACCAAGGTCTGGTCCGAGACCGTCGTCGCCCGGCTCGCCGAACTGCGCGAGGACGTCTACGGCGGCTGGGACCCCGAAGGGCTGTCCGCGGCCCTGAAGCCGTACGGCGTCTCCACCATCCAGGTAGGCCGCCGCGTCAACGGCAAGGTCGTCAACCGGCGCGGCATCGACCGCTCCCACATCACCACCGCGATTGCGGATCGTGACGGAAAGCGGGACGCAGGCTGA
- a CDS encoding DNA cytosine methyltransferase: protein MSLTFTDLFCGAGGSSTGLVAAGLELRLAANHWQRAVETHAANHRDADHLCADINNYDMRRLPKTDILWASPICTEISPAGGRRRTHGQLSFDLEEHGRVDDAGWERTRATAYDVIRATEVHRYKAVLCENVLEFAVDWELFDWWRKGMEMLGYRSQIVSVSSAHVGGTGNLPAPQWRDRIYIVFTRADIPQPDLAPTPSAYCTECATDVRAVQSWRNGRRVGKYKQQYDYRCPNSGCRHAVVEPYVRPAASIIDWTNLGVRIGDRPATGLRPLAANTVKRIRAGLNLLGDQRMVLTVNHGGHDGRAVPADAAPLAARTVKIGDAVLVPSGGTWNTTPTRASEPMRTRLANPKGFEALLTPPQADDSFIVTLRRNATARPVGEPVDTVTAKGRHHWLVIPYRNAATKTTGEPLHTLSTVDSAGIASPAPALEDCHYRMIQPREQLLAQRFPADYIVHGNKGEQTMQAGNAVSCNVAQWIGERVTAALARTAAHAA from the coding sequence ATGAGCCTGACGTTCACCGATCTGTTCTGCGGCGCGGGCGGCTCCTCCACGGGCCTGGTCGCGGCCGGGCTGGAACTGCGCCTGGCGGCCAACCACTGGCAGCGCGCGGTGGAGACGCACGCCGCCAACCACCGCGACGCCGACCACCTGTGCGCGGACATCAACAACTACGACATGCGGCGCCTGCCGAAGACGGACATCCTGTGGGCCTCGCCGATCTGCACGGAGATCTCCCCGGCTGGCGGACGCCGCCGCACACACGGCCAACTGTCCTTCGACTTGGAGGAGCACGGCCGGGTGGACGACGCGGGCTGGGAGCGCACCAGGGCCACCGCCTACGACGTGATCCGGGCGACCGAGGTGCACCGCTACAAGGCGGTCCTGTGTGAGAACGTCCTCGAATTCGCCGTGGACTGGGAGCTGTTCGACTGGTGGCGCAAGGGCATGGAAATGCTCGGCTACCGCTCGCAGATCGTCTCCGTCTCCTCCGCCCACGTCGGCGGCACCGGCAACCTGCCCGCACCACAGTGGCGGGACCGGATCTACATCGTCTTCACCCGCGCCGACATCCCCCAACCCGACCTGGCGCCCACGCCGTCGGCGTACTGCACCGAGTGCGCGACGGACGTGCGGGCGGTCCAGTCCTGGCGCAACGGGCGCCGGGTGGGCAAGTACAAGCAGCAGTACGACTACCGCTGCCCCAACAGCGGCTGCCGCCACGCTGTGGTGGAGCCGTACGTGCGTCCGGCCGCGAGCATCATCGACTGGACCAACCTCGGGGTCCGCATCGGTGACCGCCCGGCGACCGGGCTTCGGCCGTTGGCGGCGAACACGGTCAAGCGCATCCGCGCGGGCCTGAACCTGCTGGGTGATCAGCGGATGGTGCTCACGGTCAACCACGGCGGGCATGACGGCCGGGCTGTCCCCGCCGACGCGGCCCCGCTGGCCGCCCGCACGGTGAAGATCGGGGATGCCGTGCTGGTGCCGAGCGGCGGCACGTGGAACACCACACCGACCCGGGCCAGCGAGCCGATGCGCACGCGGCTGGCGAATCCGAAGGGGTTCGAGGCGCTGCTGACCCCGCCGCAGGCGGACGACTCGTTCATCGTCACCCTGCGCCGCAACGCCACCGCACGGCCGGTCGGCGAGCCCGTCGACACGGTGACGGCCAAGGGTCGGCATCACTGGCTGGTCATCCCGTACCGCAACGCGGCCACGAAGACGACCGGTGAGCCGCTGCACACCCTGTCGACGGTCGACTCCGCGGGCATCGCCTCGCCGGCGCCCGCGTTGGAGGACTGCCACTACCGGATGATCCAGCCGCGCGAACAGCTCCTCGCGCAGCGCTTCCCGGCCGACTACATCGTCCACGGCAACAAGGGCGAGCAGACCATGCAGGCCGGAAACGCCGTCTCCTGCAACGTCGCCCAGTGGATCGGCGAGCGCGTCACCGCCGCCCTCGCCCGCACCGCCGCACACGCCGCCTGA
- a CDS encoding GGDEF domain-containing protein: MNTLATILLSVLPLATGWAAHVRWLYGCLNTARRDPLTGLHTRDGFTRRATVLLKDPRAVVALADVDKFKHINDTYGHAAGDALLKATADRLAHHVGRNGVAGRLGGDEFAAVLIDDHGTAGDLLAVLHGVLARPVEGQDPAVHTTVSLGWVRAADFPAEDLSGLLRRADEAMYAAKQARAGLRRAGLGRLFATLAGRRAGRTGARTDAPAVGVAA; the protein is encoded by the coding sequence ATGAACACGCTGGCCACGATCCTGCTGTCCGTACTGCCGCTCGCTACCGGGTGGGCGGCGCACGTCCGTTGGCTGTACGGCTGCCTGAACACCGCCCGCCGTGACCCGCTCACCGGCTTACACACCCGCGACGGTTTCACCCGCCGTGCCACCGTCCTGCTGAAGGACCCGCGCGCGGTCGTCGCCCTCGCAGACGTCGACAAGTTCAAGCACATCAACGACACCTACGGGCACGCCGCCGGAGACGCGCTGCTGAAGGCAACCGCCGACCGGCTCGCCCACCACGTCGGCCGCAACGGGGTCGCGGGCAGGCTCGGGGGCGATGAGTTCGCCGCCGTCCTCATCGACGACCACGGCACCGCTGGCGACCTGCTCGCCGTCCTGCACGGCGTGCTCGCCCGACCCGTCGAGGGCCAGGACCCGGCCGTGCACACCACCGTCTCGCTCGGCTGGGTGCGCGCCGCGGACTTCCCCGCCGAAGACCTGTCAGGGCTGCTGCGGCGGGCGGATGAGGCGATGTACGCGGCCAAGCAGGCCCGCGCCGGACTGCGCCGTGCGGGTCTGGGTCGGCTGTTCGCCACCCTCGCCGGGCGCCGCGCCGGCCGTACCGGCGCCCGCACGGACGCCCCGGCCGTGGGGGTGGCGGCATGA
- a CDS encoding DUF2637 domain-containing protein: MTTDETAPAPDPPAVPPLTRPEMGLAGIGAAAAAGVGALGLISSFDAVSAAAARWGFGEPWMLPVGIDVAIPVFTLANLLLIRMDMALAWVRFVPWALTLITCGLNVAAGHSLWAKVAHGTMPLLWVVFSEIGAHIYAVRIGAATGRRMEKVRFSRWLLAPLSTFALWRRMTLWEVTSYADALARERERLLARADLRERYGRAWRRRTPRRERVLLRLGELNPADAVPDTTPDPEPAPEPAREREEATPSAPRAPRKRVGKGRGKAAPRSVADLLTEARTATADWPDSGINAEALRKALRCGASPARQVRDVLLAERADDHARPVDTPGTETDADTDAGASVDTGQEVAA, encoded by the coding sequence ATGACCACCGACGAGACGGCACCCGCCCCCGACCCTCCGGCCGTGCCGCCGCTGACGCGCCCGGAAATGGGCCTGGCCGGGATCGGCGCCGCTGCGGCGGCCGGTGTCGGCGCGCTCGGTCTCATCTCCTCCTTCGACGCCGTGTCGGCCGCCGCCGCCCGCTGGGGGTTCGGCGAGCCGTGGATGCTGCCGGTCGGCATCGACGTGGCCATTCCGGTGTTCACCCTGGCCAACCTGCTGCTGATCCGGATGGACATGGCGTTGGCGTGGGTGCGGTTCGTGCCCTGGGCGCTCACCCTGATCACGTGCGGGCTGAACGTCGCCGCCGGCCACTCGCTGTGGGCGAAGGTGGCGCACGGCACGATGCCGCTGCTGTGGGTGGTGTTTTCCGAGATCGGCGCGCACATCTACGCCGTCCGGATCGGCGCCGCGACCGGCCGCCGGATGGAAAAGGTGCGTTTCTCGCGCTGGTTGCTCGCCCCGCTGTCGACGTTCGCGCTGTGGCGCCGGATGACGCTGTGGGAGGTCACCTCCTACGCCGACGCGCTTGCCCGTGAGCGCGAGCGGCTGCTGGCCCGCGCGGACCTGCGCGAGCGCTATGGACGCGCCTGGCGGCGACGCACCCCGCGCCGCGAACGCGTCCTGCTACGGCTGGGTGAGCTGAACCCGGCCGACGCAGTGCCCGACACCACCCCCGACCCGGAGCCCGCGCCGGAACCGGCCAGGGAAAGGGAAGAGGCCACCCCTTCGGCCCCGAGGGCGCCGCGGAAGCGTGTCGGGAAGGGCCGGGGCAAGGCGGCGCCGCGTTCGGTGGCGGACCTGCTGACCGAGGCCCGCACGGCTACCGCCGACTGGCCTGACAGCGGGATCAACGCGGAGGCGCTGCGCAAGGCGCTGCGGTGTGGTGCGTCCCCGGCTCGGCAGGTGCGTGACGTGCTGCTCGCCGAGCGGGCCGACGACCACGCCCGCCCCGTCGACACCCCCGGCACCGAGACCGACGCGGACACGGACGCTGGGGCGTCCGTCGACACCGGTCAGGAGGTGGCGGCATGA
- a CDS encoding winged helix-turn-helix domain-containing protein, whose translation MEQSPEAPKQTPTAKEIAAEFREKITGRNREYEPGDQLPAARKLAKELGVQLMTVQSAYGQLRDEGVVLTQQGRGTFVRDPSTPLGTEPGSSPAFTALAAELSSIHDALHLLGERLDRLEQRVGDGTPPAP comes from the coding sequence ATGGAGCAGAGCCCAGAAGCGCCCAAGCAGACGCCCACGGCCAAGGAGATCGCCGCGGAGTTCCGCGAGAAGATCACGGGCCGGAACCGCGAGTACGAGCCGGGGGACCAGCTCCCTGCAGCGCGCAAGCTCGCCAAAGAGCTTGGCGTGCAACTCATGACCGTGCAGAGCGCGTACGGCCAGCTCCGCGATGAGGGGGTGGTTCTCACCCAGCAAGGCCGCGGAACCTTCGTCCGTGACCCTTCGACGCCGCTCGGCACCGAGCCGGGCAGTAGCCCCGCGTTCACCGCGCTGGCCGCAGAACTCAGCTCGATTCATGACGCTCTTCACCTACTCGGCGAGCGACTAGATCGCCTTGAACAGCGTGTCGGCGACGGGACTCCACCCGCGCCGTGA
- a CDS encoding flavoprotein → MSSGKRGVLGVVGSAAGGVEALRIGLVGPAMERGWQVAVTLTPTAGRWLRMSGEIERLEKVTGLPVRDEPRLPGEARPHPRVDGYVVAPASANMVAKLATGLMDNQALTQVGEAIGTLGLPVIVFPRVNAAHARHPAWQGHIDALRAGGVRVVYGPDVWPLYEPREAPAGRELPWAAVLDAAEEAIQ, encoded by the coding sequence GTGAGTTCAGGCAAGCGCGGGGTGCTCGGGGTCGTCGGATCGGCGGCCGGAGGCGTAGAGGCACTGCGTATCGGACTCGTCGGACCGGCGATGGAGCGCGGCTGGCAGGTAGCCGTCACGCTAACGCCGACCGCAGGCCGGTGGCTGCGCATGAGCGGCGAAATCGAGCGACTTGAGAAGGTCACTGGCCTGCCTGTACGCGACGAACCGCGCCTCCCCGGCGAAGCGCGGCCGCATCCTCGCGTGGATGGCTACGTGGTCGCTCCCGCCTCAGCCAACATGGTCGCCAAGCTTGCGACCGGACTGATGGATAACCAGGCACTGACTCAGGTTGGCGAGGCTATTGGCACGCTCGGTCTGCCGGTGATCGTCTTCCCGCGGGTGAACGCGGCGCACGCTCGCCATCCCGCGTGGCAGGGACACATCGACGCCCTTCGGGCCGGGGGAGTGCGCGTGGTCTACGGCCCGGACGTCTGGCCGCTGTACGAGCCGAGGGAAGCGCCAGCAGGGCGAGAGCTACCGTGGGCCGCAGTACTGGACGCCGCAGAGGAAGCCATTCAGTGA